From Fusobacterium varium:
TAAATACTTATTTTCAAGGAGATTTTTCTTTTAAAATTTTTGAAATCTTATATGAAACAAAGGATATAAATGCTAGTATACAAATGGTTTTAGAACTTTTAGGTAAGCGCTTTAAGGTAGAGCGCGTTTATATTTTTCAAAATGATTCAGAAGGAAAATCAGCAAGAAAGATTTATGAATGGTGTACTTCATCGATAGAAAAGGGGCAATTTCAAAATATTGTTTATAAAGAATTAGGAATGTATCTGTCACAATATACTAAAGAAGGTATATTTTGCTGTCCAGATGTAAGATATTCAAATCGTGAAGTTTATGAAATTTGTAGAGCACAAAATATAAAATCTTTACTTCATTGTGCAATTTATAATGAGAAAATTATGACAGGATTTATAGGTTTTGATATGTGTACAAAATATCATAATTGGTCAGGTGAAGAAATAGCAATTTTAGGTTACATATCTAGAATTCTTTCAGTATTTATGGTAAAGTTTAATACTACATTAAAATTAGAGACTAGCTATCAAAATTATGTAGAAATGTTAGAAAATTTAAATGGATATGTATATGTGGTAGATCTTAAAACTTACAAAATACTTTATGTCAATAACTCAATAAAAAAATTAGGACTTGATTATAGTCAAACTTGTTATAAAATGACTTTTAATATAGATACTCCATGTAAGAAATGTCCAATAGATAAACTTAGTGATAAAGTTCCTTATGCAACAGAAGAAATTTATTCAGAGGCTTTACATGGTTGGGTAAATTCAGCAGCTTCCAAATTAAAATGGGAACAGAATAGAGATGCAGTATTAATTTGTTGTACTGATATCTCAAAATATAAGTAAATACTACCTGTAGAATAAAAATTACAATATGGAATGTTGGAAACAATGGAATATATAACCTAATTAAAATAAATTAATTATGATGAATTTGAGATCTTCTATAAAATTTTTTATAGAAAAAGAATTTATAAAAGAATATTTAGAAAGTTTCAATAACTTGTAATAAAAAATGATTTCCCTTATGGCAGATTTTGCTGTAGGGGATTTTTTTTGTTTAATAAATAGATTTTTTCAATGAAAAATACTTAATTTCATCATTTTTTTTAATGAAAAAACTAAAAAATAACTAAATTTTTTAAAATAAAACCTTGACTTTAAAAGAAAAAAGTCATATAATCACTTTAAAAAATGTATACATTTTTTTGAAATAAATGTATACATTTTAAAAACATATGGAGGGGTTTGAATGGCACAAGAAGCAGTAAATTTAAAAAAAGTTTTAACAAGAACAGATTTAATGTCACATGCAATAGGTTCAGTTATAGGAGCTGGAATTTTTTCAACTTTGCCTATAGCAATAGGAATGACTGGGAGATCAGCAGCTTTAGCATTTATTTTAGCAGCAGTAATAATAATAATATCTCTGGTTCCAAGAATTTTAGTTAATGGAAGTGTGAGATTAAACGGGGGAACTTATGCACATCTTGGGTTATTTGGTTATAAAAGATTGGCAGGAGCTTTTATAATAATAAGTATAATAGCAAATATTTCAATCAGCTGGTATGCAATTACTTTTGCTCAATATTTTAGTTCATTAGTTCCTGGAATGAGTATTAAATTTATTGCTGGAGCATGTTTAACATTGTTTACAATTACAAATTTGATAGGAATTAAAGAAGCTTCAAGACTTCAAAATTTAATGGTTCTTATATTAGCAATTTCTTTATCAATGTTTTGTTTTTTTGGTGTTTTTCACATTCAACCTGGTTTTTTTGAACCACAATCTTTTATAACAAATGGACCGATGGGAGTTCTTACAGCAGCAGGGATGTTAACTTTTGCCTGCAGTGGGGCTGATGGAATAATTCCATTATCACCAGAAGCGAAAAATCCAACTAAAGATATTCCATGGTGTATTATTGTTTCAACTTTAGCAGTAGCCGTTTTATATGCAGTCATGGCAGTAGTTGCCTCAGGCGTATTTCCTTTAGCAGAAGTGATAAATCAACCATTAAGTTTGGTTGCTTCTAAAATTTTACCAGGACCTTTATATATATTTTTTATTGTGGGAGGAGCATGTTTTGCTTTAGTAACAAGTTTAAATTCACAAATAGGGTGGGTAACAAAGCCTATATTAAAAGCATGTAATGATGGATGGTTTCCTAAATTTTTTGGTCATGTTAATGAAAAATTTAAAACACCACATAATTTAATAATAGCTTTGTACATTTTGGGAATGCTTCCAATAGTAACAGGAGTAGACCTTGATTTTATAGCAGGAACAAGTGTATTTACAAATAGATTTACAGATTTTATGATAGCCACAACAATAATTTCAATTCCAAAAGTAATACCAGAAGAATGGAAAATAAGCAGATATCATATATCAGAGTTAAAATTAAAAGCTTTTGCAGTTTTAGCAATTATAACATCATTGTTTGCATCATATTTAACATTGAGAGGTTTATCAAGAAATGCAGTAATAATAAACTTGGGAATGCTTGCATGTGCACTGTTATTTGGAGTTTTAAGAATGAAAAGTGGAAAAATACATATGGATATTTTATATGAAAAAGCTGAATAAATAGCTGATGTTCATTGAGTTATGGGAGGAAATATGGAAAAATATGATGAAATTAAAAGGGCTGCAAAGGCCATTGAAAACGAAATAATTGAAAATAGAAGATATATTCATGAATACCCTGAAATAGGTCTTGAATTAGCTAGAACATCTGCATTTGTTAAACAAAAACTTTTTGAAATGGGGTATGAAATAGAAGAGATTTGTAAATGTGGAGTTCTTGCTAAAATAGGAAAGTTAGGAAAAACTTTATTGATAAGGGCAGATATGGATGCACTTCCAATGGCAGAAATTAATGATTTGCCTTTTAAATCTAAAAATGACTATGGACATACTTGTGGACATGATACTCATATTGCTATGTTATTGGGAGCAGCAAAATTATTAAAACAATATGGAAATGAATTAGAAGGAACTGTATTGCTATTATTTCAGCCAGGTGAAGAAACTTTAGAAGGAGCTC
This genomic window contains:
- a CDS encoding putative amino acid permease, which translates into the protein MAQEAVNLKKVLTRTDLMSHAIGSVIGAGIFSTLPIAIGMTGRSAALAFILAAVIIIISLVPRILVNGSVRLNGGTYAHLGLFGYKRLAGAFIIISIIANISISWYAITFAQYFSSLVPGMSIKFIAGACLTLFTITNLIGIKEASRLQNLMVLILAISLSMFCFFGVFHIQPGFFEPQSFITNGPMGVLTAAGMLTFACSGADGIIPLSPEAKNPTKDIPWCIIVSTLAVAVLYAVMAVVASGVFPLAEVINQPLSLVASKILPGPLYIFFIVGGACFALVTSLNSQIGWVTKPILKACNDGWFPKFFGHVNEKFKTPHNLIIALYILGMLPIVTGVDLDFIAGTSVFTNRFTDFMIATTIISIPKVIPEEWKISRYHISELKLKAFAVLAIITSLFASYLTLRGLSRNAVIINLGMLACALLFGVLRMKSGKIHMDILYEKAE